In the Adlercreutzia equolifaciens DSM 19450 genome, one interval contains:
- a CDS encoding ATP-binding protein has translation MKRKLELPITQWAARDHHRPLLIQGARRVGKTALAEHMGEQLFAGGFVKLDFQTDLMRISSIFDWPTDDVEGLVRRIAECKGQEIRPETTLLILDEIQLCEQALNALRFFEGTPWRVLATGSLLGVTTKKRSLPFPSGVEQLELHPLDFEEFLWAMGEEVMASDIRSHVANTTPYIRHDRALEWYHKYLVLGGMPRVLDVYRSEGTFAASLEVQREINATYIADMTDPDNGISGISAKRIWDSLPKQLLRASTKKFKYAEVVRGGRRERLLEPLEWLSAAGIVTINDLTCDDRAPLAPYNDEEGSYFKVYVADTGLMFYKFGIDPAVFLDEEMRLNLSSDFRGALAENFVMQSLAANDVHTYYWMPTDKVGNGEVDFVFQNRLTRVILVEVKSARNVKAKSLQKFMREGNSPYAVRLSESNFGRMAMEGSGGTLLSLPLYAAFCLGPSMEVDEG, from the coding sequence ATGAAGCGCAAGCTGGAGTTGCCTATCACCCAGTGGGCAGCCCGTGATCACCACCGGCCTTTGCTCATTCAGGGGGCGCGGCGAGTGGGCAAGACCGCGCTCGCCGAGCATATGGGAGAGCAGCTGTTCGCTGGTGGGTTCGTGAAACTCGATTTTCAAACCGACCTCATGCGAATCAGCAGCATTTTCGATTGGCCCACTGATGATGTCGAAGGCCTTGTTCGACGTATCGCTGAGTGCAAAGGGCAGGAGATTCGGCCCGAGACGACGCTTCTCATCTTGGACGAAATCCAGCTCTGCGAGCAGGCGCTCAACGCTCTGCGCTTCTTCGAGGGGACGCCGTGGCGCGTGCTGGCAACGGGAAGCCTGCTGGGAGTAACGACGAAGAAGCGCTCCCTGCCCTTCCCGTCGGGAGTCGAACAGCTTGAATTGCACCCTCTCGATTTCGAAGAGTTCCTCTGGGCCATGGGGGAGGAGGTCATGGCCTCTGATATTCGCTCTCATGTTGCGAACACGACGCCTTATATTCGGCACGACCGGGCCCTTGAGTGGTACCACAAATACCTCGTCCTCGGCGGTATGCCGCGCGTTTTAGATGTGTACCGCAGCGAGGGAACCTTTGCTGCTTCCCTAGAGGTGCAAAGAGAGATAAACGCAACCTACATCGCCGATATGACCGATCCGGACAACGGCATAAGCGGCATCTCGGCAAAGCGCATCTGGGACAGTTTGCCGAAGCAGCTCCTGCGCGCCTCGACGAAGAAATTCAAGTATGCCGAAGTGGTTCGTGGTGGGCGCCGCGAGCGTCTGCTTGAGCCCCTTGAATGGCTCTCTGCGGCTGGCATTGTCACCATTAACGATTTGACCTGCGATGATCGCGCTCCGCTGGCCCCCTACAATGATGAGGAGGGCAGCTACTTCAAAGTGTACGTCGCCGATACGGGTCTCATGTTCTACAAGTTCGGCATCGATCCTGCGGTGTTTCTCGACGAAGAGATGAGGCTGAACTTGTCATCTGATTTCCGAGGCGCTCTTGCGGAAAATTTCGTCATGCAGTCCTTGGCGGCGAATGACGTGCACACGTACTACTGGATGCCCACCGACAAAGTCGGGAACGGCGAGGTCGATTTCGTGTTCCAGAATCGCCTGACCCGCGTTATTCTCGTTGAGGTGAAATCGGCGCGCAACGTGAAAGCGAAGAGCCTCCAGAAGTTCATGCGCGAGGGGAACTCCCCCTACGCGGTGCGCCTTTCTGAGTCGAATTTCGGCCGGATGGCTATGGAAGGCTCCGGCGGTACCCTGCTCAGCCTGCCCCTCTATGCGGCTTTCTGCCTTGGGCCCAGCATGGAAGTAGATGAGGGCTAA
- a CDS encoding phosphoglucosamine mutase produces MADIHFGTDGWRAIIGEDFTPDNLNRVVAAAARIFKEEAVAAGRDPQAPGTLIVGHDCRKDAHAYAELAAQVAAGEGFNVLLTQDYCPTPTLCWSVAHNDDAVGGIMLTSSHNPAEYLGVKLRMADGGASPAAFTDRVEAVLPSEPTDILGPFQTADLMTDYLAALRELVDTEAIREAGLRVVCDPLYGAGRHYLADLLRDLGVDVVEIHNEEDPTFGGLHPEPIQPWVDEGLAKVGELGYDALFINDGDADRIAAGDSRGNYVNAHRIITLLVKHMVDRGETGRVVSTVTASAMLDRMCRKLGLELVSTPVGFKWIYGEMEKGGVMIGGEESGGIGLPDHVKERDGLLMALLLTECMAQSGKDLGTIIDEMLADLGRMEFARRGLSITDEQMARFRAETVPTYTADEIAGKPVVGADRRDGVKLLLEGDAWVMMRPSGTEPLVRIYAEAATTNEVNELLDAAEEVVRSL; encoded by the coding sequence ATGGCTGACATTCATTTTGGAACCGACGGCTGGCGCGCCATCATCGGCGAAGATTTCACGCCCGACAATCTGAACCGCGTCGTCGCGGCGGCGGCCCGCATCTTCAAGGAGGAGGCCGTGGCCGCTGGCCGCGATCCGCAAGCCCCGGGTACGCTCATCGTCGGCCACGACTGCCGTAAGGATGCCCACGCCTATGCCGAGCTGGCGGCGCAGGTGGCCGCGGGCGAGGGCTTCAACGTGCTGCTCACGCAAGACTACTGTCCCACCCCCACGCTGTGCTGGTCGGTGGCGCATAACGACGACGCCGTGGGCGGCATCATGCTCACGAGCTCCCACAACCCCGCCGAGTATTTGGGCGTGAAACTGCGCATGGCCGACGGCGGCGCGAGCCCCGCCGCGTTCACCGATCGCGTGGAAGCGGTGCTGCCGAGCGAGCCGACGGACATTCTCGGCCCCTTCCAAACGGCCGACCTCATGACCGACTATTTGGCTGCCCTGCGCGAGCTTGTGGACACCGAGGCCATCCGCGAAGCGGGCCTACGCGTGGTGTGCGACCCGCTCTACGGCGCCGGCCGCCACTACTTGGCCGACCTTCTGCGCGATTTGGGCGTGGATGTCGTGGAAATTCACAACGAGGAAGACCCCACGTTTGGCGGCCTGCACCCCGAGCCCATTCAGCCGTGGGTCGATGAGGGTCTCGCGAAAGTGGGCGAGCTGGGCTACGATGCCCTGTTCATCAACGACGGCGACGCCGACCGCATTGCCGCCGGCGATTCCCGCGGCAACTACGTGAACGCCCACCGCATCATCACGCTGCTCGTGAAGCACATGGTCGATCGCGGCGAGACGGGGCGTGTGGTTTCCACGGTGACGGCTTCGGCCATGCTCGACCGCATGTGCCGCAAGCTGGGGCTGGAGCTTGTCAGCACGCCGGTCGGCTTCAAGTGGATCTACGGCGAAATGGAGAAAGGCGGCGTCATGATCGGCGGCGAGGAGTCCGGCGGCATCGGGCTTCCCGATCATGTGAAGGAGCGCGACGGCCTGCTCATGGCGCTCTTGCTCACCGAATGCATGGCGCAGTCGGGCAAGGATTTGGGCACGATTATCGATGAGATGCTCGCCGACCTCGGACGTATGGAATTCGCTCGCCGCGGCCTTTCCATCACCGATGAGCAGATGGCCCGCTTCCGTGCCGAAACCGTGCCCACCTACACGGCCGACGAGATCGCCGGCAAGCCCGTTGTGGGCGCCGATCGTCGCGATGGCGTGAAGCTGCTTTTGGAAGGCGACGCCTGGGTGATGATGCGCCCCTCCGGCACCGAGCCGCTCGTGCGTATCTACGCCGAAGCCGCCACGACCAACGAGGTGAACGAGCTTTTGGACGCCGCCGAGGAAGTGGTTAGGAGCCTGTAG